The region GGCCTGGACATCGGCACTACCAAAATCACTACCGTGATCGGCGAACTCGCCGAAGGCGGTGGTGTCGATATCATCGGCGAAGGAACCGTCCACAGCGAAGGTATGAAGCGCGGAAGCGTCGTCAACCTGGAACGGGCAACACACGCCATCCGTCAGTCGATTGCCGCTGCCGAGCGCGTCAGCGGCGTTCAGGTCGACTCGGTGTATGTCACCGTTGCCGGCAACCATGCCAAGGCCATCACCAGCCACGGCCTGGCCGCCATCCGCCGCAATCAGGAAATCAACGTTTCAGATGTGGACCGCGCGATCGAGAACGCCCGCGCGGTTCCGCTTGATCCCAATCTCGAAATTATCCACACCCTGCCGCAGGAGTATGTCGTCGACGGCCAGGAAGGCATCAAGAGTCCAGTGGGCATGCACGGCGTACGTCTGGAAGTGGACGTACACATCGTGGCCGGCACTGCTGGACCGCTGCTTAACCTGCGCCGGTGTGTGCAGGAAGCCGGCGTACAGGTCGAAGGCTTTGTCCTGCACGCCCTGGCGTCCGGACTGGCCACGCTGGAAGCCGCCGAGCAGTCTCAGACTGTGATCGTGGTGGATATGGGCGGCGGTACCACCGATATCGGCGTGTTCAAGCGTGGGAACCTGGCCCATAGCGCCAGCATTCCTATCGGCGGAGAGCACGTCACGGCCGACCTGGCCCAGATCCTCAAGATCCCCATGGAGGAAGCCGAGAACGTCAAGCGCAAGTATGGCGCGGCTATCCCCGAACTGGCCGACCAGGATCTGACGCTGGAAATTACCACCGCATCGGGCAGCACCCATGCCATCAGTGCGTTCGAACTCTCGCGGATCATCAAGCCGCGCCTCTCGGAAATTTTCAGCCTGATCCGTGACGAAATCGACCACACGCTGGGGCCGGTCGAACTGGTCGCCCAGGGTGTGGTGCTGACCGGTGGCGCCGCGCTGCTGAGAGGGACCAGTGATCTGGCGCGTGACCGGTTCCGCCTGCCTGTGCGCCTGGGTCGTCCGCGTGGGATCGGCGGCTTGACAGATATCGTCCACGGTCCTACCCACGCGGCCAGTGTGGGGCTGGTGCTGTACGGCATCGGCGAGGACGGCAAGGTGCCGCATATCGTCTTCCAGGACGAGCCTCTCAGTGCACCTCAAGTAGACCTGCCGGCTCCTCTGCCTGCGACCCCACCCGCGCCCGCACCTGCCACGTCAGCGCCGAAGAAGGAAGGCGTGAGTCTGGTAGACCGCCTTCGTAACGCCTTCAAGGACTGGATGTAATGTCCTGACCGCACAGCCCCTGGTTCCCTGGCCAGGGGCTTTCACATTCGGCCGGGTGACACGGCAGCAGGCAGTTCGGTAGGTAGGGTATCGTGCGCTAAACTACCCAAAGTTGAAATCCGGCGGGTTCCCTTTCCAGGGTGCCCCTGTGACGAAGGAGACATGATGCAAGCGGCCAGAATTCGCGTGATTGGCTTGGGCGGAGCCGGCAATAATGCCGTGAACCGAATGATTGAATCGGGACTCGAAGGCGTAGAGTTCATTGCCGGGAATACGGACGCTCAGGTGCTCGCCAAGAGCCACGCCGAGATCCGCATTCAACTGGGAGACCGGCTGACCCGTGGTCTGGGCGCTGGCGCTGACCCGGAAGTGGGCGAGAAAGCTGCCCTGGAAGACCGTGAACGCATCAAGGAATACCTTGATGGCACCGACATGCTGTTCATTACGGCCGGCATGGGCGGTGGCACCGGCACCGGCAGCGCGCCGGTGGTGGCCGAGATTGCCCGTGAGATGGGCATTCTGACGGTCGCCATTGTCACCCGCCCCTTCAAGTTCGAGGGGCCCAAGCGTCTGCGCGTGGCCGAGGAAGGCATCAGCAAGCTCGCAGAGCGGGTTGACGGCATGATCGTGGTGAACAACGAGAAGCTCCTGACCGCAGTGGACAAGAAGGTCTCGTTCCGCGAGGCCTTCCTGATTGCCGACCGGGTGTTGTACTACGGCGTGAAGGGCATCAGCGATGTCATCAACGTCGAAGGCATGATCAACCTCGACTTTGCCGACGTACGCAACCTGCTGGCCAACAGCGGCACTGTCCTGATGGGCATCGGCGCCGGGCGTGGAGAGAAGGTTGCGGAAGAAGCAGCCATGAGTGCCATCCACAGCCCGCTGCTGGAGCGCGGTATCGAAGGGGCGCGGCGCATTCTGGTCAACGTGACCGGCAGCTACGACCTGAGCATGACCGATGCCAACGAGATCGTCGAGAAGATCCGTGAAGCCACCGGCTTCGAGGAGCCGGACATTCTGTTCGGTATCACGCCTGACGAAGCGGCGGGTGACGAGGTCCGCGTCACAGTGATCGCTACGGGCTTCAACGACACGCCCGTAAGCATCGCCAGCGGCATCGGTGGCCGGGGCAGCAGCCTGGAGACCATCGTGACTGCCAAGCGGGGCAGCAGCAGCAGCTACGATCCCAAGGACTACGACATTCCAGCATTCCTGAGGAATATCGACTGAGGAGCAGACACAACCGGGAAGGCGGCCACGTACTCAGTCGTGGCCGCCTTCCTGTTTAAGCTGAGTTGTGAGGAGCAACAGGCCTTCACCATGTCCGCGATTTGGATTGAGATGTTCGATCAGAATGTAAAAAGGCTCGTTGCGTAATCTGGCCCTTCCTATCACCTGGTGATGGGAACGATGCATAGACGTGACAGTTGCCGGCAGAACTTGTCCCTTCATTCTGTACTGCGTTGTCGCACCAGCCACACTGGCTCCCCGACCCGCCATCTCAACTCTGGAGGATCCATGCACCGCACCCCCCTGACCCTTATGCTGCTGAGCGCCCTGACCCTCGGCAGCGCCAATGCCCTGACCACCGTCAAAATCGCCAGCCTTGCTCCGCTTTCCGGCGGCCAGAGTGCCATCGGAATGCAGGCGCGCAACGGCATTCAACTGGCGGTCGCCGAGTACAAGCCTCAGTTCAGGAAGCTCGGCTTTGACCTGCAGTTCGTACCCTTCGACGATCAGGCCGATCCGGCGACCGGCACCGCAGCCGCGCGTAAGATCGCTGCTGACAGGCAGATCCTGGCTGTTGTGGGTGCCATGAACAGCGGCGTCACCATCCCCGCCAGCGCCGCCCTGCAGGCCAGCCGCGTGGCGTTGGTCAGCCCGGCCAGTACAGCCAACAACGTCACCGACCGCGGCCTGAGCAACATGAACCGCATCGTGCCCCGTGACGACGCGCAGGGCCCAGCTGGTGCCCAGTTCCTGAAGACCAACCTGAAAGCCAGGAAGGTCTACATCCTGAATGACAAGACCGCCTACGGCGAAGGCCTGGCCAAGGAAGTCGAAAAGACCCTCAAGGCCAGCGGCGTGAGTGTGATCACCAACGAAGGCACCGAGGAGAAGAGTGACTTCTCCAGCATTGTCGCCAAGATCCGGCTTCAGAAGCCCGATGCCATCTACTTTGGCGGCATCTACAACCAGGTCGGCGTGTTTCTGAAGCAGTTGCGTGAATCCGGTGTCACTGTCCCAGTTGTCGGTGGAGACGGCCTGGACAGCCAGGACCTTCTCAAGATCGCCGGCAAGGGCGCGCAGAACGTATTCTTCACGACCGGTGCGGCACCGGTCGAGGCACTGCCTGCCGCCAAAGCCTTTGCAGCGGCCTATCAGAAAACCTTCAGGCAGCCAGCTCAAGGATTCGCCGTCTTCGGCTATGACGCCGCCAAGGTGACCCTGCAGGGCATCCTGAATGCGGCCCGCAGCAACGGCAACAAGCTGCCCAGCCGTACCCAGGTCGAGCAGGCTGTCCGCAAAGGCACCTTCAAGGGCCTGCTGTCCGGTACCACCAGCTTCAACAGCGTCGGTGACCGCAAGGCAGCCACCCTGTACGTGATGAAGGTGGGCGACGGCAAGATCAGGCTCAGCACCTCCGTTCCTGTCAAGCCACCCAAAAGCTGAGTACCGGATCAGTAGAGAGGAGAAGGGCTCCGGCATATCAGTGCCGGGGCCCTTTTCCTCTCTGTACGCGGCTCGAGCCGCCTTCCTCGCGTTGACCCCTGGACGATCTAGATGCTGAGGGTCATGGCGCAGCGGTACAGGTCGCGGCTCACGTCCTTGCGCTTTTCCCAGGTCTCATGCAGGGGCGTGTAGATCACGCCGCTGGCCCCACGGCCCACCATGACGCCTTTGCGGCCTTCCATCAGGGCATAGACGGCGGCCTCACCCAGCCGGCTGGCCAGAATACGGTCACTCGATACCGGTGATCCGCCTCGCTGGATATGTCCCAGGATGCTGACCCGGGTTTCCAGGCCGGTACCGGCCTCGATGGCGTCCGCCACGCCCTGCGCGCCGCCCTCGTACCCTTCGGCCACGATGATGATGCTGCCGCGTTTTCCCTTGGCTACGCTGTCTTTGACGATCTCTACAACACCCGCGACCGGCTTGTGGTCCTCAGGAATAAACACCTCTTCGGCGCCCCCGGCCACGGCGACATCCAGCGCAATATGCCCGGCGTGCCGGCCCATGACTTCGATCACAAAAATCCGCTCATGAGAGGCTCCGGTATCGCGCAGTTTGTCCACGGCGTCCAGCGCCGTTTCCACAGCTGTGAAATAGCCGATGGTGTGGTCGGTCCCGTAAAGGTCGTTATCGATGGTTCCTGGTATGCCGATGACCGGAATACCGTGCTCTTCCTGCAGGTAGTGGCCGCCGTGAAAGCTGCCGTCGCCACCAATCACGATCAGCCCGTCCACGCCCCAGTCCCGCAGCACCTGGGCCCCGCGGGCACGGCCCTCCGGCGTGCGCCAGGTCCGGCTGCGCGCCGTCAGCAGAATGGTGCCGCCACGCTGAATGATGTTGGCCACGTCGCGCGCTCCCATCACCACAAGTTCACCGCGGTGCAGACCGGAAAATCCGCGGCGAACGCCGATCATCTCGATGCCCTGCTGGGTA is a window of Deinococcus deserti VCD115 DNA encoding:
- the pfkA gene encoding 6-phosphofructokinase, producing the protein MTDHPTSPNPTAVPATTARPNPAGVRRLAVLTSGGDAPGMNAAIRAVVRTGTQQGIEMIGVRRGFSGLHRGELVVMGARDVANIIQRGGTILLTARSRTWRTPEGRARGAQVLRDWGVDGLIVIGGDGSFHGGHYLQEEHGIPVIGIPGTIDNDLYGTDHTIGYFTAVETALDAVDKLRDTGASHERIFVIEVMGRHAGHIALDVAVAGGAEEVFIPEDHKPVAGVVEIVKDSVAKGKRGSIIIVAEGYEGGAQGVADAIEAGTGLETRVSILGHIQRGGSPVSSDRILASRLGEAAVYALMEGRKGVMVGRGASGVIYTPLHETWEKRKDVSRDLYRCAMTLSI
- the ftsA gene encoding cell division protein FtsA, whose amino-acid sequence is MKDNPIIVGLDIGTTKITTVIGELAEGGGVDIIGEGTVHSEGMKRGSVVNLERATHAIRQSIAAAERVSGVQVDSVYVTVAGNHAKAITSHGLAAIRRNQEINVSDVDRAIENARAVPLDPNLEIIHTLPQEYVVDGQEGIKSPVGMHGVRLEVDVHIVAGTAGPLLNLRRCVQEAGVQVEGFVLHALASGLATLEAAEQSQTVIVVDMGGGTTDIGVFKRGNLAHSASIPIGGEHVTADLAQILKIPMEEAENVKRKYGAAIPELADQDLTLEITTASGSTHAISAFELSRIIKPRLSEIFSLIRDEIDHTLGPVELVAQGVVLTGGAALLRGTSDLARDRFRLPVRLGRPRGIGGLTDIVHGPTHAASVGLVLYGIGEDGKVPHIVFQDEPLSAPQVDLPAPLPATPPAPAPATSAPKKEGVSLVDRLRNAFKDWM
- the ftsZ gene encoding cell division protein FtsZ; protein product: MQAARIRVIGLGGAGNNAVNRMIESGLEGVEFIAGNTDAQVLAKSHAEIRIQLGDRLTRGLGAGADPEVGEKAALEDRERIKEYLDGTDMLFITAGMGGGTGTGSAPVVAEIAREMGILTVAIVTRPFKFEGPKRLRVAEEGISKLAERVDGMIVVNNEKLLTAVDKKVSFREAFLIADRVLYYGVKGISDVINVEGMINLDFADVRNLLANSGTVLMGIGAGRGEKVAEEAAMSAIHSPLLERGIEGARRILVNVTGSYDLSMTDANEIVEKIREATGFEEPDILFGITPDEAAGDEVRVTVIATGFNDTPVSIASGIGGRGSSLETIVTAKRGSSSSYDPKDYDIPAFLRNID
- a CDS encoding branched-chain amino acid ABC transporter substrate-binding protein: MHRTPLTLMLLSALTLGSANALTTVKIASLAPLSGGQSAIGMQARNGIQLAVAEYKPQFRKLGFDLQFVPFDDQADPATGTAAARKIAADRQILAVVGAMNSGVTIPASAALQASRVALVSPASTANNVTDRGLSNMNRIVPRDDAQGPAGAQFLKTNLKARKVYILNDKTAYGEGLAKEVEKTLKASGVSVITNEGTEEKSDFSSIVAKIRLQKPDAIYFGGIYNQVGVFLKQLRESGVTVPVVGGDGLDSQDLLKIAGKGAQNVFFTTGAAPVEALPAAKAFAAAYQKTFRQPAQGFAVFGYDAAKVTLQGILNAARSNGNKLPSRTQVEQAVRKGTFKGLLSGTTSFNSVGDRKAATLYVMKVGDGKIRLSTSVPVKPPKS